A window of the Syntrophothermus lipocalidus DSM 12680 genome harbors these coding sequences:
- a CDS encoding molybdopterin biosynthesis protein gives MVRRVYIDNKPLEEAFALLWTELENAGFFVLEGEEVDVEDALGRITVVPVVAKRSSPHYSASAMDGIAVKAKDTFSASDTSPIVLKRGEQFIEVDTGDYVPGEFDAVIMIEDVNFLSHDEAEIIAPAVPWQHIRSVGEDVIASQMIIPSLYVIGAYEIGAMLTSGVTKVQVVKKPRVGIIPTGTELVEPGGKEPEPGEIIESNSRMLASLCRKWGAEPCRYPLVADDKEKIKEAVLRCASQTDIIVVCSGSSAGREDFTAEIVQEAGRLLVHGLATKPGKPAILGLIEGKPVIGVPGYPVSAALVFELLARPLIYRKQGLRTPPNQEVEAKISRKLASSMGVDEFVQVNLGKVGGELIAYPLGRGAGLTTTLVKADGVVRVPRGVEGFEAGEKVAVSLKRDWDIIEKTLIVIGSHDIAVDWLGDILNRKFGLRLACTNVGSMGGLVALKHRESHFAGMHLLDPKTGEYNVSYVNRYLGGSKPVLVNLVLREQGLLVKKGNPLGVRGVDDLAGSGVRFVNRQRGSGTRVLFDHLLQQVGIDPGLINGYDREEFSHLAVAAAVKNDAADVAVGIYAAARALDLDFIPLLQERYDLCFLKGAIEEETLDALLHTISSPEFREEVMKFGGYDMSLAGQVIWEGD, from the coding sequence AGCGCGTCAGCCATGGATGGTATCGCTGTTAAGGCGAAGGATACCTTTTCCGCGTCCGATACCAGTCCGATTGTCCTTAAGCGGGGAGAACAGTTCATAGAGGTTGATACGGGAGACTACGTTCCTGGAGAGTTTGACGCGGTCATAATGATCGAAGACGTGAACTTTTTAAGCCATGATGAAGCAGAGATCATAGCCCCTGCTGTTCCTTGGCAGCATATCCGTTCCGTGGGCGAAGATGTTATCGCTTCTCAAATGATTATCCCTTCTTTGTACGTTATTGGAGCTTACGAGATCGGAGCTATGCTCACTTCAGGAGTGACAAAAGTTCAGGTAGTGAAGAAACCGCGGGTAGGCATAATCCCCACAGGAACCGAGTTGGTCGAACCAGGAGGGAAGGAACCGGAGCCAGGAGAGATTATCGAATCGAACAGCCGCATGCTGGCCTCGTTGTGCAGAAAATGGGGAGCAGAACCGTGCCGCTATCCACTGGTGGCTGATGACAAGGAAAAGATAAAGGAAGCCGTGTTAAGATGTGCCAGCCAGACGGATATCATCGTAGTCTGTTCTGGTTCTTCTGCGGGGCGAGAGGATTTTACCGCGGAAATAGTCCAAGAAGCGGGACGGCTTCTCGTGCACGGGTTAGCTACCAAACCGGGGAAACCGGCAATTTTGGGCTTGATTGAGGGAAAACCGGTTATAGGGGTTCCGGGTTACCCGGTCTCGGCGGCATTGGTTTTTGAGCTTTTGGCTCGTCCTCTTATCTACCGTAAACAAGGCTTGCGAACGCCTCCCAATCAGGAGGTCGAAGCCAAGATCTCCAGGAAACTGGCTTCGAGCATGGGGGTGGATGAATTCGTTCAGGTAAACTTGGGGAAGGTAGGAGGGGAACTGATAGCGTACCCGCTGGGACGGGGGGCAGGTTTGACCACCACTTTGGTCAAAGCCGATGGGGTTGTACGGGTTCCACGAGGGGTCGAGGGGTTCGAGGCCGGGGAAAAAGTGGCTGTGAGTCTGAAGCGCGACTGGGACATTATAGAGAAGACGTTGATCGTAATCGGGAGCCACGACATCGCTGTCGACTGGTTAGGTGACATCCTCAACCGTAAATTCGGGCTCAGGCTGGCTTGTACCAATGTAGGGAGCATGGGCGGACTAGTAGCTTTAAAGCACCGGGAATCCCATTTTGCCGGGATGCATCTTCTTGATCCCAAAACGGGAGAATACAACGTGAGTTATGTAAACAGGTATTTGGGTGGGAGCAAACCTGTGTTGGTAAACCTGGTACTGCGAGAACAGGGGCTCTTGGTGAAGAAGGGAAATCCTCTGGGCGTTCGAGGAGTGGACGATCTGGCCGGGTCAGGTGTCAGGTTCGTTAATCGGCAAAGGGGGTCAGGGACCAGGGTCTTGTTCGACCACCTCTTGCAGCAGGTGGGAATTGATCCCGGCCTCATCAACGGTTACGACCGGGAGGAGTTCTCCCACCTGGCAGTGGCGGCGGCGGTCAAAAACGATGCGGCTGACGTAGCCGTTGGCATATATGCGGCTGCCCGAGCCCTGGACCTCGATTTCATTCCCCTGCTGCAGGAAAGGTATGACCTTTGTTTTTTGAAGGGGGCAATTGAGGAGGAGACATTGGACGCACTTTTACATACCATCAGCAGTCCGGAATTCAGGGAAGAAGTCATGAAGTTCGGCGGGTATGATATGAGCCTGGCAGGCCAGGTGATATGGGAGGGCGACTGA
- the moaA gene encoding GTP 3',8-cyclase MoaA, which yields MLDSLGREINYLRVSVTDRCNLRCRYCMPEAGVELKPHSEILSLEEIHRIIKVGTRVGIRKVRLTGGEPLVRRNLSRLVQMIRTIDLIDDVAITTNGLLFPEMAGELKEAGLHRLNVSLDTMNPEKYSFITRNGSLKQALRAIETALALEFHPVKINTVVMRGINDDEIMDFCRLAYNHRLHVRFIEFMPVGELGFWSRDKVITCDEIQEMIKREYRLSPWKLSRGNGPAKSYRLEGGQGSIGFISPMSNHFCHECNRLRLTADGKLRGCLYDRTEIDLKQVLRQGGSDEEILQLFIKAINLKPNEHKMGQTSWGSKNRKMYQIGG from the coding sequence TTGTTGGACAGTTTGGGGCGGGAGATAAACTACCTGCGGGTCTCGGTTACCGACCGCTGTAACCTGCGCTGTCGGTATTGCATGCCTGAGGCAGGGGTGGAGCTGAAACCGCACTCCGAGATACTGAGCCTAGAAGAGATCCACCGGATAATTAAGGTCGGAACCCGGGTTGGCATACGCAAAGTCCGGCTGACCGGTGGTGAGCCATTGGTCAGGCGAAACCTGTCCCGTTTGGTGCAAATGATCCGCACCATCGACTTGATCGACGATGTCGCGATTACCACTAACGGCCTTCTGTTTCCGGAAATGGCAGGCGAACTTAAGGAAGCGGGTTTACACCGTTTGAATGTCAGCCTGGACACCATGAATCCCGAAAAATACAGTTTTATTACCCGTAACGGCAGCTTGAAACAGGCCTTGAGAGCGATCGAAACCGCTCTGGCGTTGGAGTTTCACCCGGTGAAGATTAATACGGTAGTGATGAGAGGCATAAACGATGATGAGATCATGGACTTTTGCCGGTTGGCATACAACCACCGTCTTCATGTCAGGTTTATCGAGTTCATGCCAGTGGGCGAGCTTGGTTTTTGGAGCAGGGACAAGGTTATAACCTGTGACGAGATTCAGGAGATGATTAAACGGGAATACCGGCTTAGCCCCTGGAAACTCTCGCGGGGCAACGGGCCGGCCAAATCATACCGTCTCGAGGGTGGACAAGGATCGATAGGGTTCATATCACCGATGAGCAACCATTTTTGTCACGAATGCAACCGCCTGCGACTCACGGCGGATGGCAAACTGCGCGGGTGTTTGTATGACCGGACGGAAATAGACCTGAAACAGGTTTTGAGACAGGGCGGGAGCGATGAAGAAATACTCCAGCTTTTCATCAAGGCTATCAACCTTAAACCGAACGAACACAAAATGGGACAAACCAGCTGGGGGTCAAAAAACCGTAAGATGTACCAGATAGGAGGGTGA
- the moaC gene encoding cyclic pyranopterin monophosphate synthase MoaC, giving the protein MQLTHINRQGRARMVDVTEKRDTVRVAVAQAMVEMQPETLRLIMTGGVKKGDVLAVAQVAGVMAAKKTPDLIPMCHPLMLTGVDITFSFDEQNSRILITAEVKTTGKTGVEMEALTAAAVAALTVYDMCKAVDRWMIIKEVKLIEKTGGKSGHLVRGIDNNEDG; this is encoded by the coding sequence TTGCAACTGACTCACATCAACCGACAGGGAAGGGCCCGGATGGTGGACGTTACCGAAAAGAGGGATACCGTAAGGGTGGCAGTGGCTCAGGCCATGGTGGAAATGCAGCCGGAAACCCTGCGGTTGATAATGACTGGAGGGGTAAAGAAAGGAGACGTGCTGGCCGTTGCTCAGGTAGCGGGCGTTATGGCGGCTAAAAAGACGCCTGATTTGATACCGATGTGCCATCCTCTCATGCTGACCGGGGTTGATATCACGTTTAGTTTTGACGAGCAGAACTCACGGATACTGATAACCGCAGAGGTCAAAACCACAGGCAAAACAGGGGTAGAGATGGAGGCGCTTACCGCTGCGGCGGTTGCGGCTCTGACCGTCTATGATATGTGCAAAGCGGTGGACAGGTGGATGATTATAAAAGAAGTCAAGTTGATAGAGAAAACGGGTGGAAAGAGCGGGCACCTTGTACGCGGGATCGATAACAACGAGGATGGTTAA
- a CDS encoding MOSC domain-containing protein, with protein sequence MQGKILAVCRSEEKGVKKNDIGEGFFKKDHGLAGDAHSGSWHRQVSLLGIESINKMRAKGVDVNPGDFAENLTVEGIDLFHLPVGTRLRVGERVLLEVTQIGKECHQGCAIRVQVGDCVMPREGIFARVLEEGWVRTGDTIEVIQNV encoded by the coding sequence GTGCAGGGGAAGATCTTAGCAGTGTGCCGGAGCGAGGAAAAGGGCGTAAAAAAGAACGACATAGGTGAAGGATTTTTCAAAAAGGACCACGGTTTAGCAGGCGACGCTCACAGCGGGTCCTGGCACCGGCAGGTCAGTTTACTGGGGATCGAGAGCATCAACAAGATGAGGGCCAAAGGGGTAGATGTGAACCCGGGCGATTTTGCCGAGAACCTGACTGTAGAAGGGATCGACCTGTTTCACTTGCCGGTCGGGACCAGACTGCGGGTGGGGGAAAGGGTGCTTTTGGAGGTTACCCAGATCGGCAAGGAGTGTCACCAAGGTTGCGCCATAAGGGTGCAAGTGGGTGACTGTGTAATGCCCCGCGAAGGTATATTTGCCCGGGTGTTGGAGGAAGGCTGGGTCAGGACCGGCGATACAATTGAGGTGATTCAAAATGTTTAA
- a CDS encoding MogA/MoaB family molybdenum cofactor biosynthesis protein translates to MFKAGILVLSDKGAKGEREDKSGQVIKEMISSIGAEVVAYEVLPDEKELIVNKLIAWCDQLGLDIILTSGGTGLSPRDVTPEATAEVVERTIPGIGEAMRAYGLQKTPRAMLSRGISGIRKKTLIINLPGSVKGARESLEAVIPALDHALETLQGRANECGQA, encoded by the coding sequence ATGTTTAAAGCAGGGATTTTGGTTTTAAGCGACAAAGGGGCAAAAGGAGAGAGGGAGGACAAGAGCGGCCAGGTTATTAAAGAAATGATAAGCTCGATCGGGGCGGAAGTGGTGGCTTATGAGGTTCTTCCCGATGAAAAGGAGCTCATAGTCAATAAACTCATTGCCTGGTGTGATCAACTTGGGTTAGATATCATCCTAACTTCCGGCGGGACAGGGTTATCCCCGCGCGATGTCACCCCGGAAGCGACGGCGGAAGTGGTGGAGCGAACGATTCCGGGGATAGGGGAGGCGATGCGAGCCTACGGCCTGCAAAAAACGCCTAGGGCTATGCTTTCACGAGGAATATCCGGGATCCGCAAAAAAACCCTGATAATAAACCTGCCGGGCAGCGTTAAAGGGGCCAGGGAATCACTGGAAGCTGTCATACCGGCTTTGGATCATGCCTTGGAAACTTTACAGGGACGGGCAAACGAATGCGGGCAAGCGTGA
- the groES gene encoding co-chaperone GroES gives MNLKPLGDRIVLKVIETAEEKTASGIVLPDTAKEKPQQGEVLAVGPGRILDNGERIPMEVAVGDKVIYSKYAGTEVKIDGQELLVISERDILAKVEA, from the coding sequence GTGAACCTCAAGCCATTAGGCGACCGTATTGTTCTGAAGGTTATCGAAACAGCGGAGGAAAAAACCGCAAGCGGGATCGTCCTTCCCGACACCGCCAAGGAGAAGCCCCAACAGGGTGAGGTATTGGCAGTCGGCCCAGGGAGAATCCTGGACAACGGCGAGCGGATTCCGATGGAGGTTGCTGTTGGGGACAAGGTCATTTACTCAAAGTATGCAGGTACTGAGGTAAAGATCGACGGACAGGAGCTGCTGGTAATCAGCGAAAGAGACATTCTGGCTAAGGTCGAAGCCTAA
- the groL gene encoding chaperonin GroEL (60 kDa chaperone family; promotes refolding of misfolded polypeptides especially under stressful conditions; forms two stacked rings of heptamers to form a barrel-shaped 14mer; ends can be capped by GroES; misfolded proteins enter the barrel where they are refolded when GroES binds) — MAAKQLRFSEEARRSLEKGVDTLANAVKVTLGPKGRNVVLERKFGSPTITNDGVTIAKDIDLEDPWENMGCQLVKEVATKTNDVAGDGTTTATVLAQAMIKEGLKNVAAGANPMIMKRGIDKAVKVAVEALKEISKPVESKAAIASVASISAADTEIGDLIADAMEKVGRDGVITVEESQSVGTSLEVVEGMNFDRGYISPYMITDPDKMEATLSEPYILVTDKKISSINDILPVLEKVVQTGKPLLLIAEDVEGEALATLVVNKLRGTFTCVAVKAPAFGERRKAMLQDIAILTGGEVASEELGVKLENVTLNMMGRARQVRVKKDETIIIDGAGSEQAIKERINQIKKQIEETKSEYDREKLQERLAKLAGGVAVIQVGAATETELKEKKHRIEDALAATKAAVEEGIVAGGGTALINIMKKLEDIDANGDERTGVLLVMKALEEPLRQIANNAGIEGSVVVQKVKELEAGIGFNALTGEYEDMIKAGIIDPVKVTRSALQNAASIAGMLITTETLVTEVPKEEPLPRGGMPDMM, encoded by the coding sequence ATGGCAGCAAAACAGTTACGGTTCAGCGAAGAAGCCAGGAGATCCTTGGAAAAAGGGGTAGATACCCTGGCAAACGCGGTCAAGGTCACACTCGGGCCCAAGGGTAGAAACGTGGTTCTGGAGAGGAAATTCGGGTCCCCGACCATTACCAATGACGGGGTAACCATCGCCAAGGACATCGACCTGGAAGATCCGTGGGAAAACATGGGTTGCCAGTTGGTTAAAGAAGTCGCTACCAAGACTAACGATGTTGCCGGTGACGGCACGACCACGGCAACAGTTTTGGCCCAGGCCATGATCAAAGAAGGGTTGAAGAACGTGGCGGCCGGAGCCAACCCGATGATCATGAAGCGGGGTATCGACAAGGCGGTTAAAGTAGCAGTTGAGGCTCTAAAAGAGATCAGCAAACCGGTAGAAAGCAAGGCGGCGATTGCTTCGGTAGCTTCGATCTCAGCAGCAGACACGGAGATCGGGGACCTGATAGCCGATGCCATGGAAAAGGTTGGGCGCGACGGGGTCATAACCGTAGAAGAATCCCAGTCGGTAGGAACTTCTCTGGAAGTAGTCGAAGGTATGAATTTTGACCGCGGCTACATCTCTCCTTACATGATTACCGATCCGGACAAAATGGAGGCTACTCTGAGCGAGCCTTACATTCTGGTTACCGATAAGAAGATATCTTCCATTAACGATATCCTGCCCGTGCTGGAAAAAGTTGTACAGACCGGCAAGCCGCTTTTGCTGATTGCAGAGGATGTGGAAGGAGAAGCCCTTGCTACTTTGGTGGTCAACAAGTTGAGGGGTACCTTCACCTGTGTCGCGGTCAAGGCTCCGGCATTTGGTGAAAGAAGAAAAGCTATGCTGCAGGATATCGCAATCCTTACCGGCGGTGAAGTGGCTTCCGAAGAACTGGGAGTGAAGCTGGAGAATGTTACCCTCAACATGATGGGTAGGGCGCGTCAAGTAAGGGTCAAGAAAGACGAGACCATCATCATTGACGGCGCTGGCAGCGAGCAGGCCATCAAAGAGCGCATCAACCAGATAAAGAAGCAGATCGAAGAAACCAAGTCGGAATACGACCGGGAAAAACTTCAAGAAAGGCTGGCTAAGCTCGCGGGTGGCGTAGCGGTCATTCAAGTCGGTGCGGCTACCGAAACAGAGCTGAAGGAGAAGAAACACCGTATCGAAGACGCGCTGGCTGCGACCAAGGCTGCCGTAGAAGAGGGTATCGTGGCCGGCGGAGGAACGGCTCTTATCAACATTATGAAGAAGCTGGAAGACATCGATGCCAATGGAGACGAGCGTACCGGCGTACTGTTGGTGATGAAGGCCCTAGAAGAGCCGCTGCGGCAGATTGCCAACAACGCTGGTATCGAAGGGTCAGTGGTCGTACAAAAAGTGAAAGAACTGGAGGCCGGAATCGGTTTCAACGCTCTGACAGGCGAGTACGAAGACATGATAAAGGCGGGTATAATAGACCCGGTCAAGGTTACCCGGTCTGCTCTGCAGAACGCGGCCAGTATTGCCGGAATGTTGATCACGACCGAAACCCTCGTTACAGAAGTGCCGAAAGAAGAACCCCTGCCTCGGGGCGGAATGCCGGACATGATGTAA
- a CDS encoding TIGR04076 family protein gives MLEIQVTKVKGFCSAGYQVGQKFVFEDPLVVPQGESPLCLYALSAMFPYLAAACRQTSPEDWINSVVELQCPDSANAVLFSIKRTETP, from the coding sequence ATGTTGGAGATACAAGTAACGAAAGTCAAAGGATTTTGTTCCGCCGGGTATCAAGTAGGGCAAAAATTTGTCTTCGAAGACCCACTGGTAGTTCCTCAAGGTGAATCTCCCCTTTGCCTTTATGCATTGTCGGCCATGTTCCCGTATCTAGCAGCCGCTTGCCGGCAAACTTCCCCAGAAGATTGGATCAACTCGGTTGTTGAACTTCAGTGTCCCGACAGCGCTAATGCCGTGTTGTTTTCGATAAAAAGAACAGAAACCCCGTAA
- a CDS encoding sigma-54 interaction domain-containing protein, translated as MAWESSEVAVVCSREELIQVIINSYDAILVTDKSGNVLLANRSTGRLLGVDHKKLVGKNVRDLVKEGLYDRSTAWEATETRSVVTGLIRSKYGTTLMATSTPVLDKNGDVVMVITNSRDQHLFDKFMELLERERSNANRYKKAMEYLAEADSEGKEIVAESPQMQQVMTVASAAAKTDSTIMLFGESGTGKEVMARYIHRNSLRAKEPFIPVNCAAIPSELMESEFFGYVAGAFTGASTQGKPGLFEIAHKGTLFLDEVAELPLPVQSKLLRVLETGDVQRLGSTSIHRTNVRLIAATNRDLKTMMAQGLFRRDLYYRLNVVPIKLPPLRERPEDIPILANKFLDELNRKYSFKKTFTKQTLEAFTNYNWPGNVRELRNVVERLVVTSTSDYLNFEGDQSLPNSSRRSSDTSHLRQTSTVYRGTLKSVLQMVEKEYINQVISECEGRISEAAQLLGIHRTVLYRKLRD; from the coding sequence ATGGCTTGGGAAAGCTCGGAAGTCGCAGTAGTCTGTTCACGAGAAGAATTGATTCAGGTTATTATCAATTCCTACGACGCCATACTTGTTACCGATAAGTCCGGCAATGTACTGTTGGCTAACCGCTCCACGGGAAGATTGCTAGGAGTTGATCATAAGAAGCTGGTAGGGAAAAACGTCAGGGATTTGGTTAAAGAAGGGTTGTATGATCGCTCGACAGCATGGGAGGCTACCGAAACTCGCTCAGTAGTTACCGGCCTCATCAGGAGCAAGTACGGGACTACTCTGATGGCCACCAGCACGCCCGTATTGGACAAGAATGGCGACGTTGTTATGGTTATCACCAACTCACGAGATCAACACTTGTTCGATAAGTTTATGGAGCTTCTGGAACGTGAAAGATCCAACGCTAATCGATATAAAAAGGCGATGGAATATTTAGCAGAAGCAGATTCCGAAGGGAAGGAGATAGTGGCTGAAAGCCCCCAAATGCAGCAGGTCATGACTGTTGCCAGTGCCGCTGCCAAAACTGACAGCACAATAATGCTGTTCGGGGAATCAGGAACCGGTAAAGAAGTAATGGCAAGGTATATACATCGCAACAGTCTACGTGCTAAAGAACCGTTCATTCCGGTGAATTGTGCTGCAATACCCAGTGAACTTATGGAGTCGGAGTTTTTCGGGTATGTTGCTGGCGCGTTTACAGGTGCCAGCACCCAAGGGAAACCAGGACTGTTCGAGATCGCCCATAAAGGAACACTGTTTCTCGATGAAGTCGCGGAATTGCCGTTACCCGTACAATCCAAGCTGCTGAGAGTCCTAGAGACAGGTGATGTGCAACGATTGGGCAGCACGAGTATTCACAGAACTAATGTGCGCCTTATCGCCGCCACCAATAGAGACCTAAAAACCATGATGGCACAAGGTCTGTTTCGAAGAGACTTGTATTACCGTCTCAATGTGGTACCGATAAAGCTGCCGCCTCTGAGGGAAAGACCCGAGGACATCCCTATTCTCGCTAATAAGTTTCTGGATGAATTGAATAGGAAGTACTCTTTCAAAAAGACATTTACCAAGCAAACACTCGAAGCATTCACGAATTACAACTGGCCCGGAAACGTGCGCGAGTTGCGCAACGTTGTCGAAAGACTAGTTGTTACCTCCACCAGTGACTATTTGAATTTTGAGGGCGATCAATCCCTGCCAAATAGCAGTCGTCGTTCAAGCGATACGAGCCACCTACGCCAGACAAGTACAGTCTACAGAGGAACCCTAAAGAGCGTATTGCAAATGGTGGAAAAGGAGTATATAAATCAGGTGATATCGGAATGTGAAGGTCGGATAAGCGAAGCAGCACAACTGCTGGGAATTCACCGCACAGTGCTCTACCGAAAACTAAGAGACTAG
- a CDS encoding MBL fold metallo-hydrolase: protein MIKQLLPGIYQLKVPLPRNPLKAINSYLIGGQARSLLVDTGFNWPECKEALLKGIETLGVDWAEIDFFVTHLHGDHFGLVYDLARQESVVYCSEVDANIIKANRSTAYWQEINSFYLMHGYPPHELDQGDTLRSYVSGTDINFKYVNEGDCLEYGGYHLVCISTPGHTPGHMCLYEPERKFLISGDHILADITSNITGRPGWNDSLGQYLKSLEKINAMDINLVLPGHRSIIRNHHRRIEELKLHHKKRLEEVQTILQDGPMSAYQVASLMHWDLTYDSWEQIPSFQKWFATGEAIAHLEHLVHVNVLRKIEQDGGVIYALPD, encoded by the coding sequence ATGATAAAACAGCTTTTGCCTGGCATTTATCAGTTGAAGGTGCCTTTGCCCAGGAATCCTCTTAAAGCCATTAATTCCTACCTGATTGGAGGCCAGGCGAGGAGTCTCCTCGTCGATACTGGTTTCAACTGGCCTGAGTGTAAGGAAGCCCTGCTTAAGGGAATTGAAACCCTGGGAGTAGATTGGGCAGAGATAGACTTTTTTGTAACTCACTTACACGGGGACCATTTCGGGCTGGTCTATGACCTGGCAAGACAGGAATCAGTAGTTTATTGCAGCGAGGTTGATGCCAACATAATCAAGGCCAACAGGTCCACCGCTTATTGGCAAGAGATTAATTCATTTTATCTCATGCATGGTTACCCACCCCATGAACTAGATCAAGGAGATACCCTTAGGAGCTATGTCTCTGGAACCGACATCAATTTTAAATATGTAAATGAAGGCGACTGTTTGGAATACGGCGGTTATCACCTAGTCTGCATAAGCACTCCAGGGCACACTCCGGGGCACATGTGCCTTTACGAGCCTGAACGTAAGTTTCTGATATCGGGTGATCACATTCTCGCTGACATTACCTCCAATATCACTGGTAGGCCAGGGTGGAACGATTCTCTCGGACAGTATCTCAAGAGCTTGGAAAAAATAAATGCTATGGATATAAATTTGGTTCTGCCCGGCCACAGAAGTATTATAAGAAACCATCACCGAAGAATTGAAGAACTTAAGCTTCATCATAAAAAGAGGCTGGAAGAGGTTCAGACCATTCTTCAAGATGGTCCCATGAGTGCCTACCAGGTTGCGAGCCTCATGCATTGGGACTTGACATACGATTCCTGGGAACAAATTCCCAGTTTTCAAAAATGGTTCGCCACCGGCGAGGCTATTGCTCACTTGGAGCATTTAGTACATGTGAATGTATTGCGAAAAATTGAGCAAGACGGAGGAGTAATTTATGCACTACCTGACTAA
- a CDS encoding thiolase family protein, with protein sequence MPYTKAFIPYGGYYSTPFVRWNGSLKGENPVVLGAATARRWFVEKKIDPTVLDFLYYGQTVTSPLTFFGHVYAAAVILDRVKDIPAMGLNQVCTTSVTSLALAANDVELGMHEAVFCLSSDRTSSHAIVLTPNPKTGGVDIENIVLDNFDRDPSPGAGLKMYQTAEAVAKEVGITREECDEVALLRYEQYNDALANDRAFQKRYMFPVEIKAGKSVKLIEEDEGITSTSKEALAKLKPMEPGGVLTFGSQTHPADGNCGIIVTTQEKAKELSSDPNITVQILSYAVVRVAPGRMAGAPAPALAAALKNAGLSVSDLSQVKTHNPFIVNDINTGRQLGIDQKMINNYGSSMVYGHPQAPTAGRAIIELIEALAVQGGGYGAFTGCAAGDIAASMVIKVS encoded by the coding sequence ATGCCGTATACCAAAGCTTTTATCCCCTACGGAGGATATTATTCAACGCCATTTGTCCGCTGGAATGGATCGCTGAAAGGGGAAAACCCTGTTGTACTAGGGGCTGCCACTGCAAGACGCTGGTTTGTGGAAAAGAAGATCGACCCGACCGTGCTTGATTTTCTGTACTATGGGCAGACAGTTACCAGTCCCCTAACGTTTTTTGGCCATGTTTATGCTGCTGCAGTGATTCTCGATCGGGTGAAAGATATACCCGCCATGGGCTTGAATCAAGTTTGTACAACGTCGGTAACAAGCCTGGCGTTGGCAGCTAACGATGTTGAGCTTGGAATGCACGAAGCAGTCTTCTGCCTTTCCAGTGATCGTACTTCAAGTCACGCTATAGTACTGACGCCCAACCCCAAGACTGGCGGAGTGGACATAGAGAACATCGTTCTCGACAACTTCGACCGTGACCCTTCACCGGGGGCAGGTTTGAAGATGTATCAGACGGCTGAGGCAGTGGCTAAAGAAGTTGGTATTACCAGAGAAGAATGTGACGAAGTAGCTTTGTTAAGGTATGAGCAGTATAACGACGCGCTAGCTAATGATCGGGCATTCCAAAAGAGATATATGTTCCCGGTGGAAATAAAGGCTGGCAAGAGCGTGAAGCTGATCGAGGAGGACGAAGGGATAACGTCTACTTCGAAAGAGGCACTTGCTAAGTTAAAACCCATGGAACCCGGCGGAGTGCTGACCTTCGGCAGCCAGACTCATCCTGCCGACGGCAATTGTGGGATTATAGTCACAACCCAAGAAAAGGCCAAAGAATTGAGTTCGGATCCGAATATAACCGTACAAATCCTCTCGTACGCGGTAGTAAGGGTTGCTCCGGGACGTATGGCAGGGGCACCGGCACCTGCATTAGCGGCAGCCCTAAAGAACGCGGGGTTAAGCGTAAGCGATCTCAGTCAAGTAAAAACCCATAATCCGTTCATCGTAAATGACATAAATACCGGCAGGCAATTAGGAATAGACCAGAAGATGATTAACAATTACGGATCCTCAATGGTTTACGGGCATCCCCAGGCACCGACTGCTGGAAGGGCCATTATCGAGCTGATCGAAGCATTGGCGGTGCAGGGCGGAGGTTATGGCGCGTTCACAGGATGTGCAGCAGGCGATATAGCCGCCTCAATGGTAATAAAAGTGAGCTAG